The proteins below are encoded in one region of Passer domesticus isolate bPasDom1 chromosome 22, bPasDom1.hap1, whole genome shotgun sequence:
- the LOC135285229 gene encoding forkhead-associated domain-containing protein 1 isoform X11, which yields MPCSPMKRRMGWSGQLQVVAEPKPWTAASPLCLPSLQGQLPPDSLGSGAPRAPSHGPHLVLPRRPASAQNKSTASATSLDTSSRTSAVRPVSASFSGDGASSVRRAPPLGPHKVDLLLQGKQGEKLLEKELGHLFCLETQLKGKDVVMRDLQEEIAAMAKKLAQAAVRNEAELTQELLTFSRELGAQTEEIKALREQDFSRNSQSTFRMINDLQKGSNQVFSHSLHERDLEIGRLRKESEKLKRDQALTAGLVSNLQRELLQKDQKIQQLQQETEKLNKENQENDNQLAVVSAKCSRIKEETKHELREQELISCRNRIKELEQGLQGLQGEIRKHESVQKQLAEKTKLSLQVEEELKAAWCQQAGQLREMGRRERLLWSDVQRAGEQLESFKTQVMQVFSPSAAGSTGKPVTEQQVIEKVRQISDEKQQSHEREKSLQKELSSRLAKEKEVSANIEVFKDSLQKLQACLRSPCSSASLRGELGQLELLCLDPPVSAIRTAVVDMARGPLSWLEGAEQLLDSAGVDLHTSGKGLLAALGSLLEKSQEMAQRNQMLQEQLEKLQELQAELLQGHTKELEAKHEQDLQKKIQQIILEKDKESKQILESAVTEEKEKCKKSVEEEQRKIQELESHLRSMAEANTKKAEDQELTEGKLREALLELKKITAQEALLQQQVLQQSQQLRAAQEENELQRQKLQEEVAEYREQSRQHSLTILALEDRLLEATQQQKVLEEEKAALVEKMEGLQCDAHSSASGAWLEICPALESHVCLRKLHEKLAVVQGMLLEKKVVISRLSRELSETRARMSDMRGELSEEQKVELEHSQRQLKHREWEVNQLREKLSEMSSLVEEKDRALKAAAEELSQAQRRCQVLKDASQQTLENKEDAPRTPVQEPPSDLAELGAKCRGLRHEETIQRQKEGLAELRERVKMLEKRQCSGAVKSNSEPLVVWMKDLPEKIVQQRSLELEPAPVLGEKPKAGKAPDHVPNGSSFRITNSTVSLEMAEARDLGEKMYLDVIGALGSLVEMKELSGMQPLQYLPQEKRAEVGLQRQKALELLYKKIRNLQVHLERKEEILKDYEGSVEQLRQSQASLQRCQEEMSTLEDEAHREAEEKALLREALERMQLQLDQEKRLRQAAKRRKPGATKTLLRQAEGQGVHGRCCQIGKLIGAAPRGPSLGGGLQ from the exons ATGCCCTGTTCTCCTATGAAACGTCGCATGGGGTGGAGTGGGCAGCTCCAGGTGGTTGCAGAGCCCAAACCCTGGACTGCTGCATCTCCTCTGTGCCTGCCCTcgctgcaggggcagctcccCCCTGACTCCCTGGGCAGTGGGGCCCCCAGAGCCCCTAGCCACGGGCCCCATCTGGTGCTGCCAAGGCGACCTGCAAGTGCCCAGAACAAGAGCACAGCCAGTGCCACCTCTCTGGACACCTCCAGCAGGACCTCTGCAGTCAGGCCAG TCTCAGCCAGCTTCTCAGGTGATGGTGCAAGCAGTGTGAGGAGAGCCCCTCCCCTGGGGCCTCACAAGGTGGATCTCCTCCTGCAGGGGAAG CAGGGTGAGAAGCTACTGGAGAAGGAATTGGGTCACCTTTTTTGTTTGGAAACACAGTTAAAGGGGAAGGATGTGGTGATGAGAGACCTACAGGAGGAGATCGCAGCCATGGCAAAGAaactggcccaggcagcagtgaggaacGAGGCTGAGCTgacccaggagctgctcaccTTCAGCCGAGAGCTGGGAGCCCAAACAGAGGAGATCAAAGCCCTGAGGGAACAG GATTTCAGCAGGAACAGCCAGAGCACATTTAGGATG ATCAATGACCTGCAGAAAGGCTCAAACCAAGTTTTCAGCCATTCCCTCCATGAAAGAGACCTGGAGATCGGGAGGCTGCGGAAGGAAAGTGAGAAGTTGAAGAGGGACCAGGCTTTGACTGCAG GTCTGGTGAGCAATCTGCAAAGAGAACTCCTGCAAAAGGATCAGAAAATCCAGCAACTTCAGCAAGAGACTGAAAAACTAAATAAGGAAAACCAAGAGAACGACAATCAGCTGGCTGTGGTTTCTGCCAAG TGCTCAAGAATTAAAGAAGAAACAAAGCATGAACTCAGAGAGCAAGAGCTAATCTCCTGCAGAAAT CGCAtcaaggagctggagcaggggctgcaggggctgcagggggagaTCCGGAAGCATGAGAGTGTCCAGAAGCAACTGGCTGAGAAAACCAAG CTCTCGTTGCAGGTGGAGGAGGAGCTGAAGGCAGCCTGGTGCCAGCAGGCGGGGCAGCTGCGGGAGAtggggcgcagggagcgcctgCTGTGGTCTGACGTGcagagagctggggagcag ctggagtcCTTCAAGACCCAAGTGATGCAAGTCTTTTCTCCATcagcagctggcagcacagggaaacCTGTAACAGAGCAGCAG GTGATAGAGAAGGTCAGGCAGATCTCTGATGAGAAGCAACAAAGTCATGAGAGAGAAAAGAGTCTGCAGAAGGAATTAAGCTCCAGGCTCgcaaaggagaaggaggtgtcTGCAAACATCGAGGTGTTCAAGGACTCCCTGCAGAAGCTCCAG GCTTGCctgaggagcccctgcagcagtgccagcctgcgaggggagctggggcagctggagctgttgtGCCTGGATCCCCCTGTCTCGGCCATCAGGACAGCAGTGGTGGACATGGCACGTGGtcccctgtcctggctggagggtgcagagcagctcctggacaGCGCAGGGGTAGACCTGCACACCTCTGGCAAAG GGCTGTTGGCTGCTCTTGGGAGCTTGTTGGAAAAGAGTCAGGAGATGGCACAGAGGAATCAGATGTTGCAg GAGCAATTAgagaagctccaggagctgcaggcagagctgctgcaggggcacacAAAGGAGCTGGAAGCAAAACATGAGCAagacttacagaaaaaaatccagcaaattaTCCTGGAAAAGGACAAGGAGAGCAAACAG ATTCTGGAAAGCGCTGTCactgaggagaaggaaaaatgcAAGAAATCTGTGGAGGAAGAACAGAGGAAGATCCAAGAGTTGGAAAGCCATCTAAGAAGCATGGCTGAG GCAAACACGAAGAAGGCAGAGGATCAGGAACTGACAGAGGGAAAACTGAGAGAAGCTTTGCTCGAGCTGAAGAAAATTACTGCACAAGAG GCGCTGTTACAGCAGCAggtgctccagcagagccaacaGCTCAGGGCTGCCCAGGAGGAAAATGAGTTACAGAGGCAGAAACTGCAAGAAGAGGTAGCAGAatacagggagcagagcaggcagcattCCCTGACCATCTTGGCTTTAGAGGACAGGCTGCTAGAGGCCACTCAGCAGCAGAAGGtgctggaggaggaaaaggcagcACTTGTGGAAAAAATGGAAG GACTCCAGTGTGATGCCCACAGCTCAGCATCGGGAGCTTGGCTGGAGATTTGTCCTGCCTTGGAGTCTCATGTTTGTCTGAG GAAACTGCATGAAAAGCTGGCAGTGGTGCAGGGCATGCTCCTGGAAAAGAAGGTAGTCATCAGCAggctcagcagggagctgtCAGAAACCAGAGCCAGGATGTCGGACATGAGAG GGGAGCTGAGTGAGGAGCAGAAGGTGGAGCTGGAGCACAGCCAGAGGCAGCTGAAACACCGGGAGTGGGAAGTGAACCAGCTCAGGGAGAAGCTATCCGAGATGTCCAGCCTTGTGGAGGAGAAGGATCGGGccctgaaagcagcagctgaagaatTAAG CCAAGCCCAAAGGCGCTGCCAGGTGCTGAAGGATGCTTCCCAGcaaacactggaaaacaaaGAGGATGCTCCCAGGACACCAGTGCAG GAGCCACCATCAGACCTGGCTGAGCTCGGTGCAAAGTGCCGAGGCCTGAGGCACGAGGAAACGATCCAGCGCCAAAAAGAAGGTTTGGCCGAGCTCCGGGAGAGAGTAAAGATGCTGGAGAAGAGACAGTGCTCAG GTGCTGTGAAGAGCAATTCAGAGCCACTGGTGGTCTGGATGAAAGACTTACCAGAGAAAATAGTCCAACAAAGAAGCCTTGAGCTGGAACCTGCTCCTGTGTTGGGAGAAAAACCAAAGGCTGGCAAG GCTCCTGACCATGTTCCTAATGGGAGCTCATTCAGGATCACCAACAGCACAGTGAGCTTGGAAATGGCTGAGGCAAGAGACTTGGGTGAGAAGATG TACCTTGATGTAATCGGTGCTCTGGGAAGCCTGGTGGAGATgaaggagctgtcaggaatgcAGCCTCTGCAGTACCTTCCTCAGGAGAAAAGGGCAGAAGTGGGACTGCAGAGACAGAAGGCCCTAGAGCTGTTGTACAAAAAGATCAGGAACCTCCAGGTTCACctggaaaggaaagaagaaatccTGAAAGATTATGAGGGAAGTGTGGAGCAGCTCAG GCAGAGCCAAGCTTCCCTGCAAAGGTGCCAGGAGGAGATGTCCACCCTGGAAGATGAAGCCCACAGAGaggcagaagagaaggctctgctGAGAGAGGCTCTGGAGAggatgcagctccagctggacCAGGAGAAGAGGCTGCGGCAAGCGGCCAAACGGCGCAAG CCTGGAGCCACAAAGACTCTGCTCAGGCAAGCCGAAGGCCAAGGAGTGCATGGCAGATGCTGTCAAATCGGGAAGCTCATAGGAGCAGCACCACGGGGACCTTCACTAGGTGGTGGTCTGCAGTAG
- the LOC135285229 gene encoding forkhead-associated domain-containing protein 1 isoform X12: MNVLVRSTGLVSNLQRELLQKDQKIQQLQQETEKLNKENQENDNQLAVVSAKCSRIKEETKHELREQELISCRNRIKELEQGLQGLQGEIRKHESVQKQLAEKTKLSLQVEEELKAAWCQQAGQLREMGRRERLLWSDVQRAGEQLESFKTQVMQVFSPSAAGSTGKPVTEQQVIEKVRQISDEKQQSHEREKSLQKELSSRLAKEKEVSANIEVFKDSLQKLQACLRSPCSSASLRGELGQLELLCLDPPVSAIRTAVVDMARGPLSWLEGAEQLLDSAGVDLHTSGKGLLAALGSLLEKSQEMAQRNQMLQEQLEKLQELQAELLQGHTKELEAKHEQDLQKKIQQIILEKDKESKQILESAVTEEKEKCKKSVEEEQRKIQELESHLRSMAEANTKKAEDQELTEGKLREALLELKKITAQEALLQQQVLQQSQQLRAAQEENELQRQKLQEEVAEYREQSRQHSLTILALEDRLLEATQQQKVLEEEKAALVEKMEGLQCDAHSSASGAWLEICPALESHVCLRKLHEKLAVVQGMLLEKKVVISRLSRELSETRARMSDMRGELSEEQKVELEHSQRQLKHREWEVNQLREKLSEMSSLVEEKDRALKAAAEELSQAQRRCQVLKDASQQTLENKEDAPRTPVQEPPSDLAELGAKCRGLRHEETIQRQKEGLAELRERVKMLEKRQCSGAVKSNSEPLVVWMKDLPEKIVQQRSLELEPAPVLGEKPKAGKAPDHVPNGSSFRITNSTVSLEMAEARDLGEKMYLDVIGALGSLVEMKELSGMQPLQYLPQEKRAEVGLQRQKALELLYKKIRNLQVHLERKEEILKDYEGSVEQLRQSQASLQRCQEEMSTLEDEAHREAEEKALLREALERMQLQLDQEKRLRQAAKRRKPGATKTLLRQAEGQGVHGRCCQIGKLIGAAPRGPSLGGGLQ, translated from the exons ATGAACGTTCTGGTGAGGAGCACAG GTCTGGTGAGCAATCTGCAAAGAGAACTCCTGCAAAAGGATCAGAAAATCCAGCAACTTCAGCAAGAGACTGAAAAACTAAATAAGGAAAACCAAGAGAACGACAATCAGCTGGCTGTGGTTTCTGCCAAG TGCTCAAGAATTAAAGAAGAAACAAAGCATGAACTCAGAGAGCAAGAGCTAATCTCCTGCAGAAAT CGCAtcaaggagctggagcaggggctgcaggggctgcagggggagaTCCGGAAGCATGAGAGTGTCCAGAAGCAACTGGCTGAGAAAACCAAG CTCTCGTTGCAGGTGGAGGAGGAGCTGAAGGCAGCCTGGTGCCAGCAGGCGGGGCAGCTGCGGGAGAtggggcgcagggagcgcctgCTGTGGTCTGACGTGcagagagctggggagcag ctggagtcCTTCAAGACCCAAGTGATGCAAGTCTTTTCTCCATcagcagctggcagcacagggaaacCTGTAACAGAGCAGCAG GTGATAGAGAAGGTCAGGCAGATCTCTGATGAGAAGCAACAAAGTCATGAGAGAGAAAAGAGTCTGCAGAAGGAATTAAGCTCCAGGCTCgcaaaggagaaggaggtgtcTGCAAACATCGAGGTGTTCAAGGACTCCCTGCAGAAGCTCCAG GCTTGCctgaggagcccctgcagcagtgccagcctgcgaggggagctggggcagctggagctgttgtGCCTGGATCCCCCTGTCTCGGCCATCAGGACAGCAGTGGTGGACATGGCACGTGGtcccctgtcctggctggagggtgcagagcagctcctggacaGCGCAGGGGTAGACCTGCACACCTCTGGCAAAG GGCTGTTGGCTGCTCTTGGGAGCTTGTTGGAAAAGAGTCAGGAGATGGCACAGAGGAATCAGATGTTGCAg GAGCAATTAgagaagctccaggagctgcaggcagagctgctgcaggggcacacAAAGGAGCTGGAAGCAAAACATGAGCAagacttacagaaaaaaatccagcaaattaTCCTGGAAAAGGACAAGGAGAGCAAACAG ATTCTGGAAAGCGCTGTCactgaggagaaggaaaaatgcAAGAAATCTGTGGAGGAAGAACAGAGGAAGATCCAAGAGTTGGAAAGCCATCTAAGAAGCATGGCTGAG GCAAACACGAAGAAGGCAGAGGATCAGGAACTGACAGAGGGAAAACTGAGAGAAGCTTTGCTCGAGCTGAAGAAAATTACTGCACAAGAG GCGCTGTTACAGCAGCAggtgctccagcagagccaacaGCTCAGGGCTGCCCAGGAGGAAAATGAGTTACAGAGGCAGAAACTGCAAGAAGAGGTAGCAGAatacagggagcagagcaggcagcattCCCTGACCATCTTGGCTTTAGAGGACAGGCTGCTAGAGGCCACTCAGCAGCAGAAGGtgctggaggaggaaaaggcagcACTTGTGGAAAAAATGGAAG GACTCCAGTGTGATGCCCACAGCTCAGCATCGGGAGCTTGGCTGGAGATTTGTCCTGCCTTGGAGTCTCATGTTTGTCTGAG GAAACTGCATGAAAAGCTGGCAGTGGTGCAGGGCATGCTCCTGGAAAAGAAGGTAGTCATCAGCAggctcagcagggagctgtCAGAAACCAGAGCCAGGATGTCGGACATGAGAG GGGAGCTGAGTGAGGAGCAGAAGGTGGAGCTGGAGCACAGCCAGAGGCAGCTGAAACACCGGGAGTGGGAAGTGAACCAGCTCAGGGAGAAGCTATCCGAGATGTCCAGCCTTGTGGAGGAGAAGGATCGGGccctgaaagcagcagctgaagaatTAAG CCAAGCCCAAAGGCGCTGCCAGGTGCTGAAGGATGCTTCCCAGcaaacactggaaaacaaaGAGGATGCTCCCAGGACACCAGTGCAG GAGCCACCATCAGACCTGGCTGAGCTCGGTGCAAAGTGCCGAGGCCTGAGGCACGAGGAAACGATCCAGCGCCAAAAAGAAGGTTTGGCCGAGCTCCGGGAGAGAGTAAAGATGCTGGAGAAGAGACAGTGCTCAG GTGCTGTGAAGAGCAATTCAGAGCCACTGGTGGTCTGGATGAAAGACTTACCAGAGAAAATAGTCCAACAAAGAAGCCTTGAGCTGGAACCTGCTCCTGTGTTGGGAGAAAAACCAAAGGCTGGCAAG GCTCCTGACCATGTTCCTAATGGGAGCTCATTCAGGATCACCAACAGCACAGTGAGCTTGGAAATGGCTGAGGCAAGAGACTTGGGTGAGAAGATG TACCTTGATGTAATCGGTGCTCTGGGAAGCCTGGTGGAGATgaaggagctgtcaggaatgcAGCCTCTGCAGTACCTTCCTCAGGAGAAAAGGGCAGAAGTGGGACTGCAGAGACAGAAGGCCCTAGAGCTGTTGTACAAAAAGATCAGGAACCTCCAGGTTCACctggaaaggaaagaagaaatccTGAAAGATTATGAGGGAAGTGTGGAGCAGCTCAG GCAGAGCCAAGCTTCCCTGCAAAGGTGCCAGGAGGAGATGTCCACCCTGGAAGATGAAGCCCACAGAGaggcagaagagaaggctctgctGAGAGAGGCTCTGGAGAggatgcagctccagctggacCAGGAGAAGAGGCTGCGGCAAGCGGCCAAACGGCGCAAG CCTGGAGCCACAAAGACTCTGCTCAGGCAAGCCGAAGGCCAAGGAGTGCATGGCAGATGCTGTCAAATCGGGAAGCTCATAGGAGCAGCACCACGGGGACCTTCACTAGGTGGTGGTCTGCAGTAG
- the LOC135285229 gene encoding forkhead-associated domain-containing protein 1 isoform X13 → MAQRNQMLQEQLEKLQELQAELLQGHTKELEAKHEQDLQKKIQQIILEKDKESKQILESAVTEEKEKCKKSVEEEQRKIQELESHLRSMAEANTKKAEDQELTEGKLREALLELKKITAQEALLQQQVLQQSQQLRAAQEENELQRQKLQEEVAEYREQSRQHSLTILALEDRLLEATQQQKVLEEEKAALVEKMEGLQCDAHSSASGAWLEICPALESHVCLRKLHEKLAVVQGMLLEKKVVISRLSRELSETRARMSDMRGELSEEQKVELEHSQRQLKHREWEVNQLREKLSEMSSLVEEKDRALKAAAEELSQAQRRCQVLKDASQQTLENKEDAPRTPVQEPPSDLAELGAKCRGLRHEETIQRQKEGLAELRERVKMLEKRQCSGAVKSNSEPLVVWMKDLPEKIVQQRSLELEPAPVLGEKPKAGKAPDHVPNGSSFRITNSTVSLEMAEARDLGEKMYLDVIGALGSLVEMKELSGMQPLQYLPQEKRAEVGLQRQKALELLYKKIRNLQVHLERKEEILKDYEGSVEQLRQSQASLQRCQEEMSTLEDEAHREAEEKALLREALERMQLQLDQEKRLRQAAKRRKPGATKTLLRQAEGQGVHGRCCQIGKLIGAAPRGPSLGGGLQ, encoded by the exons ATGGCACAGAGGAATCAGATGTTGCAg GAGCAATTAgagaagctccaggagctgcaggcagagctgctgcaggggcacacAAAGGAGCTGGAAGCAAAACATGAGCAagacttacagaaaaaaatccagcaaattaTCCTGGAAAAGGACAAGGAGAGCAAACAG ATTCTGGAAAGCGCTGTCactgaggagaaggaaaaatgcAAGAAATCTGTGGAGGAAGAACAGAGGAAGATCCAAGAGTTGGAAAGCCATCTAAGAAGCATGGCTGAG GCAAACACGAAGAAGGCAGAGGATCAGGAACTGACAGAGGGAAAACTGAGAGAAGCTTTGCTCGAGCTGAAGAAAATTACTGCACAAGAG GCGCTGTTACAGCAGCAggtgctccagcagagccaacaGCTCAGGGCTGCCCAGGAGGAAAATGAGTTACAGAGGCAGAAACTGCAAGAAGAGGTAGCAGAatacagggagcagagcaggcagcattCCCTGACCATCTTGGCTTTAGAGGACAGGCTGCTAGAGGCCACTCAGCAGCAGAAGGtgctggaggaggaaaaggcagcACTTGTGGAAAAAATGGAAG GACTCCAGTGTGATGCCCACAGCTCAGCATCGGGAGCTTGGCTGGAGATTTGTCCTGCCTTGGAGTCTCATGTTTGTCTGAG GAAACTGCATGAAAAGCTGGCAGTGGTGCAGGGCATGCTCCTGGAAAAGAAGGTAGTCATCAGCAggctcagcagggagctgtCAGAAACCAGAGCCAGGATGTCGGACATGAGAG GGGAGCTGAGTGAGGAGCAGAAGGTGGAGCTGGAGCACAGCCAGAGGCAGCTGAAACACCGGGAGTGGGAAGTGAACCAGCTCAGGGAGAAGCTATCCGAGATGTCCAGCCTTGTGGAGGAGAAGGATCGGGccctgaaagcagcagctgaagaatTAAG CCAAGCCCAAAGGCGCTGCCAGGTGCTGAAGGATGCTTCCCAGcaaacactggaaaacaaaGAGGATGCTCCCAGGACACCAGTGCAG GAGCCACCATCAGACCTGGCTGAGCTCGGTGCAAAGTGCCGAGGCCTGAGGCACGAGGAAACGATCCAGCGCCAAAAAGAAGGTTTGGCCGAGCTCCGGGAGAGAGTAAAGATGCTGGAGAAGAGACAGTGCTCAG GTGCTGTGAAGAGCAATTCAGAGCCACTGGTGGTCTGGATGAAAGACTTACCAGAGAAAATAGTCCAACAAAGAAGCCTTGAGCTGGAACCTGCTCCTGTGTTGGGAGAAAAACCAAAGGCTGGCAAG GCTCCTGACCATGTTCCTAATGGGAGCTCATTCAGGATCACCAACAGCACAGTGAGCTTGGAAATGGCTGAGGCAAGAGACTTGGGTGAGAAGATG TACCTTGATGTAATCGGTGCTCTGGGAAGCCTGGTGGAGATgaaggagctgtcaggaatgcAGCCTCTGCAGTACCTTCCTCAGGAGAAAAGGGCAGAAGTGGGACTGCAGAGACAGAAGGCCCTAGAGCTGTTGTACAAAAAGATCAGGAACCTCCAGGTTCACctggaaaggaaagaagaaatccTGAAAGATTATGAGGGAAGTGTGGAGCAGCTCAG GCAGAGCCAAGCTTCCCTGCAAAGGTGCCAGGAGGAGATGTCCACCCTGGAAGATGAAGCCCACAGAGaggcagaagagaaggctctgctGAGAGAGGCTCTGGAGAggatgcagctccagctggacCAGGAGAAGAGGCTGCGGCAAGCGGCCAAACGGCGCAAG CCTGGAGCCACAAAGACTCTGCTCAGGCAAGCCGAAGGCCAAGGAGTGCATGGCAGATGCTGTCAAATCGGGAAGCTCATAGGAGCAGCACCACGGGGACCTTCACTAGGTGGTGGTCTGCAGTAG
- the LOC135285229 gene encoding forkhead-associated domain-containing protein 1 isoform X15: protein MAQQSRKEEPPSDLAELGAKCRGLRHEETIQRQKEGLAELRERVKMLEKRQCSGAVKSNSEPLVVWMKDLPEKIVQQRSLELEPAPVLGEKPKAGKAPDHVPNGSSFRITNSTVSLEMAEARDLGEKMYLDVIGALGSLVEMKELSGMQPLQYLPQEKRAEVGLQRQKALELLYKKIRNLQVHLERKEEILKDYEGSVEQLRQSQASLQRCQEEMSTLEDEAHREAEEKALLREALERMQLQLDQEKRLRQAAKRRKPGATKTLLRQAEGQGVHGRCCQIGKLIGAAPRGPSLGGGLQ, encoded by the exons atggcacagcagagcaggaaagag GAGCCACCATCAGACCTGGCTGAGCTCGGTGCAAAGTGCCGAGGCCTGAGGCACGAGGAAACGATCCAGCGCCAAAAAGAAGGTTTGGCCGAGCTCCGGGAGAGAGTAAAGATGCTGGAGAAGAGACAGTGCTCAG GTGCTGTGAAGAGCAATTCAGAGCCACTGGTGGTCTGGATGAAAGACTTACCAGAGAAAATAGTCCAACAAAGAAGCCTTGAGCTGGAACCTGCTCCTGTGTTGGGAGAAAAACCAAAGGCTGGCAAG GCTCCTGACCATGTTCCTAATGGGAGCTCATTCAGGATCACCAACAGCACAGTGAGCTTGGAAATGGCTGAGGCAAGAGACTTGGGTGAGAAGATG TACCTTGATGTAATCGGTGCTCTGGGAAGCCTGGTGGAGATgaaggagctgtcaggaatgcAGCCTCTGCAGTACCTTCCTCAGGAGAAAAGGGCAGAAGTGGGACTGCAGAGACAGAAGGCCCTAGAGCTGTTGTACAAAAAGATCAGGAACCTCCAGGTTCACctggaaaggaaagaagaaatccTGAAAGATTATGAGGGAAGTGTGGAGCAGCTCAG GCAGAGCCAAGCTTCCCTGCAAAGGTGCCAGGAGGAGATGTCCACCCTGGAAGATGAAGCCCACAGAGaggcagaagagaaggctctgctGAGAGAGGCTCTGGAGAggatgcagctccagctggacCAGGAGAAGAGGCTGCGGCAAGCGGCCAAACGGCGCAAG CCTGGAGCCACAAAGACTCTGCTCAGGCAAGCCGAAGGCCAAGGAGTGCATGGCAGATGCTGTCAAATCGGGAAGCTCATAGGAGCAGCACCACGGGGACCTTCACTAGGTGGTGGTCTGCAGTAG